ccttcgaggtcgtctacggctccaacccgttgtcaccattggacattctacctcttcctctacaagagcgcaccaacatggatgcgagtgcacgggcaagctacaacaagaagatgcatgaggatacaaggcacaccatcgagcgccaagtacaacgactagcgaccaagctcaatgtcaacaagcaacccatgatcttcaacattggtgatctcgtgtggctacaccttcgcaagaacCGACTTACCCAACGAACGaaagtccaaacttctccctcgagccgatggacccttcaaggtgctagcacgctacaacgacaacgcctacaagataaacctcccacgaggcaagtacaatgtAAGCGACATCTTCATCGTCAAGGACCTCGCGCCATACCATGGAGATGAAACttttgatccgaggtcagatctctcccaaggcgggggggggggggagatgatgcggagcatccctcgctcatccccatggacgtacctacatctccctcaacaccgcttggacccatgacaagagctagagcaaaggctattgaagataaggtgaacttgctcctctccgaactccctctctctactcacgagacttggctactacctcatacggagactctgtgtgtgatcaggtacttggaggagagccacgggaTAGCTACACCCAATGTCCAAGGTGGCAAGGACACCAAGCATGAACATCAAGAAGAAGAGGTACTTGAGAAGCTACAGGCACCGGACGACTGGCCGGGCCCAGACGTCCGACCCCTGAAGGTTGCTACAACCGAGAGAAGGAAGGCCAGCCAGAGCTCCAGGCACCGGACAACCGGCACGGTCCGGACGACCGGCGACTCCCAGCGAGCGGACGACCGGCCGCACCGGACGTCCGGCAACTGGGCACCCGAGAGGAAATTAACGGAAGACCGAAGCCACCGGACATCCGTCAAACCTACACCCGAGCCAAAACAGGGGATGTTCGATCCTACCGGACGTTCGGACCTCCACAAGCGATCGGACGACCGGTagagaccggacgtccgacgcctgagtGACCGCAGCCTCGGGCTGATGCCctttgtaccccttcactttgacccccatttgcactaagattATATATAGACCACTCCCACCTCCTagatagggttagcattgtgatagctcatgtgatatagagcattgctcatccgtaccggatctactccacgtgagggaccgtgcctcttcggagaagatccattggGATTCAGGGCCTCCAtctggagaagacaatcaagacctcctcacggagaagaccggttactcttgtatcttcctttgttgattttCGGATCTCGTGATACTTTGTGCTTTcgatgatctagcccttgtgtgatcaattacttgtcggttgagtgtttctctcgtttctccccgtgATTCCCctatgttcttccgcgcgttcttcgtgattccccgtaggatccactccaaacgtgaaatatcggcccctagggttccgcctacatcagcaactcccttgtcgtccttcttgaagttctttttacccttgcctttcttgaaactagtggtcttattcaccatcaacacttgatgttcctttttgatttccacctccgctgatttcagcatcgaatacaactcaggaatggacttctccataccttgcatattgtagttcatcacaaagctcttgtagctaggtgggagcgactggaggatcctgtcaatgaccgagtcatctggaagattaactcccagctgagacaagcggttgtgcaacccagacattttgagtatatgctcgctgacagaactatttttctccatcttacaattgtagaacttgtcggagacttcatatctctcgacccgggcatgagcttggaaagccattttcatctcttggaacatctcagatgctccgtgctgctcaaaacgcttttggagccccgattctaagctgtaaagcatgccgcactgaaccagggagtaatcatcactatgcgactgccaggcgttcataacgtcttgagttgctgggaaaatgggtgggtCACCTAGcgttgcttcaaggacatatgctttcctggcagctatgaggatgatcctcaagtttcggacccagtccgtatagttgctaccatcgaatttcagcttggttttctctgggaacgcgttgaagttgagggcaacattagcgcgggccatttgatctataagacatattgtaaagatattttagacaatgttcatgataattaagttcatctgatcaaattatttaatgaactcccactcagatagacatccctctagtcatctaagtgatacatgatccgagtcaactaggctgtgtctgatcatcacgtgagacggactagtcatcatccgtgaacatctccatgttgaccgtatctactatacgactcatgttcgaccttttggtctctcgtgttccgaggccatgtctgtacatgctaggctcgtcaagtcaacctaagtgttttgcatgtgtaaatccggcttacactcgttgtatactaacgttagaatctatcacacccgatcatcacgtggtgcttcaaaacaacgaactttcgcaatggtgcacagttagggggaacactttcttgaaatttttagtgaggcATCattttatttatgctaccgtcgttctaagcaaataagatgtaaacatgacaaacatcacatgcaaatcataaagtgacatgatatggccaatatcatcttgcgcctttgatctccatctttgaggcgcggcatgatcaccttcgtcaccggcatgacaccatgatctccatcatcatgatctccattatcgtgtcttcatgaagttgtctcgccaactattacttctactactatggctaacggttagcaataaattaaagtaattacatggcgttctcattgacacacaggtcatagaataaattaagacaactcctatggctcctgccggttgtcatactcatcgacatgcaagtcatgattcctattacaagaacatgatcgatctcatacatcacatatatcattcatcacatccttttggccatatcacatcacatagcataccctacaaaaacaagttagacgtcctctaattgttgttgcatgttttacgtggcttctatgggtttctagcaagaacgtttcttacctacgcaaaagccacaatggtgatatgccaattgctatttacccttcataaggacccttttcatcgaatccgatccgactaaagtgggagagacagacacccgctagccaccttatgcaacaagtgcatgtcagccggtggaacctgtctcacgtaagcgtacgtctaaggtcggtccgggccacttcatcccacaatgccgccaaacaaagataggactagtaacagtaagcaaattgaccaaaccatcgcccacaactacttgtgttctactcatgcatagaatctacgcatagacctagctcatgatgccactgttggggaacgtagcaataattcaaaattttcctacatatcaccaagatcaatctaggagatgctagcaacgagagagagggagtgcatcttcatacctctaGAAGATCGTGAAacagaagcattacaagaacgcggatgatggagtcgtactcgcggtgattcaaattgcggaagatccgatctagcgccgaacagacggcgcctccactttcaacacacgtacaacccggggacgtctcctccttcttgatctagcaaggagagaggagaagttgagggagaaccccGGCAGCACGAccgtgtggtggtggagcttgttgattttctgcagggcttcgccaagctctatggaggaggaggaggtgttgcgcCAGCGAAAGGGTGCGGCAGCCctctcaccccccccccctcccccactatttataagggaaggggagagggggccagcccccttagatctcatctaggggggcggccaaggggggagcttgccccccaagtttggtgggaggtgcccccaacccctagggtttccaaccctaggcgccttgggcccttggggggtgcaccagcccaccaggggctggttcccaccctttgTTCAGCCCATTAGGTCCcccgggcaggtggccccacccggtggacctccggacacctttcggtggtccaggtacaataccggtaaccctcgaaactattccggtgactgaaactggacttcccatatataaatctttacctccggaccattctggaactcctcgtgacatccgggatctcatccgggactccgaacaaccttcggtaaccacatactatttcccataacaactctagcgtcaccaaaccttaagtgtgtagaccctacgggttcgggaaccatgaagacatgaccgagacatctctccggccaataaccaacagcgggatctggatacccatgttggctcccacatgttccacgatgatctcatcggatgaaccacgatgtcggggattcaatcaatcttgtatacaattccctttgtccaccggtatgctacttgcccgagattcgatcctcggtatcccaatacctcattcaatcttgttaccggcaagtctctttactcattccgtaacgcatgatcccgcgactaactccttagtcacattgagctcattatgttgatgcattaccgagtgggcccagatatacctctctgtcatacggagtgacaaatcccagtctcgattcgtgccaacccaacagacacttttggagatacctgtagtgcacctttatagccacccagttacgttgtgacatttggtacacccaaagcattcctacggtatccgagagttgcacaatctcattgtctaaggaaatgatacttgacattagaaaagctcttagcaaacgaactacacgatcttgtgctatgcttaggattggttcttgtccatcacatcattctcctaatgatgtgatcacgttatcaacgacatccaatgtccatggtcaggatcacgttatcaacgacatccaatgtccatggtcaggaaaccacaaccatctattgaccaacgagctagtcgactagaggcttactagggacatattatggtctatgtattcacacatgtattacggtttccggtaaatacaattatagcatgaacaacagacaattatcatgaacaaggaaatataataataaccattttattattgcctctagggcatatttccagcactTCTTAAAGAGCCatataatctcaatggcttgctggtcattgggcaagtccaccaaagtccataatttgttttaatgcatggatcctatctcaaatttcatggcctcaagtcatttgttggaatccggtctcatcgttgcttcttcatagttcgtaggttcgccgttgtctaacaacttgacttctaggacaggattaccgtaccactctggtgcgggatttaccctggttgacctacgaagttcagtagtaacttgatccgaagttccatgatcatcttcattagcttcctctccggtTGGTGTAGACATCACGGGAACTACTTTCTGTGATGtgttactttccaatttgagagaaggtacgattacctcatcaagttctactttcctcccactcacttctttcgagagaaactcctctagaaaggacccattcttagcaacaaaaaaaaTCTTaccctcggatctgtgatagaaggtataccaatggtctctttagggtatcctatgaatacacacttcttcgctttgggttcgagcttatcaggctgaagcctcttgacataagtgtcgcatacccaaactttaagaaacgacaacttaggtttcttgccaaaccataattcatatggtgttgtctcaacggatttagacggtgccctatttaaagtttgCAGTGTAGTTTGCCAGACGAAAGGGGATTCCCCGTGTCACACTACCTCATGTTATTACGTTCCAATATGTTCAGGATAAATATGATTTGACTTCTGTTAGATCTTCCATGGGCCCTTAGTATGGAGTGTAGTTTGCCAGACGAAAGGGGATTCAATTTTTTTTGGCAATTTGACGGGAGTCAGAACTCTACGCCAACGAGCAGATACAATGAGGAGAGATGGCTCAAGGTAAATCAAAAGTTTAGATTTCAAAAGGCTTCAGTAACCTTAGATCGATGTGTTCCACCTACATGATACTAATTCAGGATGAGTTTTTCTTGCCTGCTTGCAAATTGTAAGGTGTCGAGGAGTGATTAGGAATCGTACAAGCAACAATATGTCTCATTTGTTTTTCATGATTACTTACCTTTTAGTTCTGATTCTTACACTTGCCTCTCCCTAATAGTCAAGAATGAACCATTATCTTAGAAGATGTTTTATGTCCCACCAATCATCTCAATACATGTCCATCGAAAGAACGGTCTTTTGTTTTCGACCCTGGCCCATGGAAATAACAGTCATGATAGTGTTATGCTTTTAAAAGTTTATGTATGTGCTGCTTGGAATTGTGGCCTTGGTGGACTAGCTTAGCTACTCAACACATTAGTGTTATACTTTTGAAAGTTGATGCATGCGCTGCTTGGAACTATGGCCTTGTTGGACTAGCTTTGCTACCCAACACATCAATGGTTTAGTTACTTAGTTCTTCCTTACTGTGGGAATTGATCGGTTGTAGTCTAGCTATATTTTGACTTGCAAACCTGCTCTTTGATATAGGGCAGTAACTTTGCAACAAGTTTGGTATAATTGAGTATGTTGTGGTCAAAAGATCAATTGATTTTTTGCTGGTTGGACACATAATAGGTTTTACCCTTCGCTAATTACAAAATTACATGTTGGTCAGCAAAGTTATGTGAATATGATGCTATTTCATCCACATTGAGATCAGACGTGAAGATATTGTATTCAAGTTTGCGCCAGCGTTACTCATTCAGGAAGAGGACCCGTTCATTGACATAGGGTGTGCATACTTATGAGGTCAAGCTATTCGCCAACGTGGACGTGCCTCATATTCATATTCATCTTTCTATATTCGATTGAATAAACACTATGCAAGTTAGCTTGAATGAAATTCACATAAGGGTGTATTGATTTGTTGAGATATTGATTTTCCTGCAGCAAGACTTCTCTTGCCTTAGTCGTTTCTTATgtgagttgttgttgttgttgttgttgttcaaaTATTCGATCTAAGACATGAATTTCATCAAGATAGCACCGCAGATGAATGTTTCAGTCTTATGTCCGATTCATTTCATGTCGTATTCTTTTTGTGCTGCTCAGTAAAGCTTGCTCTTATTTATTAATCAAACTTCCATCTCGTACAGAAAAGAAAATCTATAACTTAACAACAGTAAGTTTGTTATTAGCGCGGTGTGTGCAAATGTGTGAGTATTTAACAACTACTCCCCCCGTCCCAAATGTgtcagagggagtacataatttgTAAATATTCATCCAGATATTAGATTTAGCATAATTATGAGTTCCACACAAATGCAAAGTCATCTTGGTTATGGAATTTGCTATATTTCTTCATGGTATCTGTGGCAACTAAAAAGCACATGATGCTAGGGAGAAATAGCCAGTGAAACGGGGAAATACTAGGTAGAGAGAAATGACCATGCTATTTATGACAATACTGCCTTGggaacagaacataaataatttaGCAGGAATAGAACAAAAGGCACCCTGTAAACTAGAAAACTCAGGTAACTTCCTGCCATACACATGGCATAATCTCATTGAGTACAAGACTTACCTGAGGTTCTGATATTTTGACTCATGCCAGCCTTGGAATGCTTTGATTGACGACAGTCAAAACTTCTTCGCCATTGGCATAACTTAGGTTGAAAGTGCTCTGCCTTCTGCAATATGATACTGGCACCCGATATGAATTGTGTAGTAAATAAGGCAATTTTATCAGGAGCACAAAATTTGAAAAGTAGAGATTTATGTAAGATAATCCACGCTGTTATCATTGGGAATCGAACTAAGTTATGGTTGCCAACTTTCGGGTTCTACCAGAACCTAATGGTTGATGTTGCTTAAGTAATTCAGAGATCCCAGTGTTGCATTCTACTAACATATCAAAATACtcgctccgtcccataatgtaagacgttttacaTTGTTTTGTTGCTGGAATTAAGGACAAAGTACCTCCTAAGGCAGCGCGCCCCAATCGCTAGTCTTAACACCGTCGCCCATAGAAGTAGTATAGAAGTGGTAGAAGAGAATGGCTGCGCACAGGACTAGTAAATCCACGGCGGCGCGGGTGGATGAAATCGCACGCCACGCAGCACGGATGCCTCCCGCGGATGCAATCTTGCCTCGCGGATGCAATCTTGCCTCCGTCACTATTAGTaaaactcaagtctctagtcccgcTTTTAAAAAAATCGCAGCCCGCGCAGCCAGCTTGGATGCCACGGCGACGGCAACCGCAGCCTACCCGCATCCGCGTGGGCATGTCGCCACCACCATATAACGCAACAGCCACCGTTCTTCTCCCTCAGTCTCCGATCCATCCAACAAACTGAAGCAGAGCAAACGGCTCGGCTCGAGATTCGGTGGCAGGGCAATTCGGTGACCTGTGTGTGTCTGTGTGGCGTGCTTGCTTCTTGATCAGGCGTCGGCAGCATGAAGCACAGATCGCCGAGGACCCGGTGCGCGCCGCCGCCGGTGGGAGTGCCAGCGCGCGGCTGGGGAGGGAGGACGCTGCTGGTGGCGGTTCGGAGGGACGCGGCCGGGAGGGAGCTGCTCACCTGGGCGCTGGCCAAGGCCGCCTCCGCCGGCGATCTCGTTGTTGCCCTCCACGTCACGGCCGCCGGAGCCGCCGACGGGTTCAGGCCGGTTGAGAGGAGCAGAGCCGCCGATTCGCTGGCCTCCGTGCTCGGCGCGTACGACGGCTTCTGCAATCTCAACCAGGTACCTGCCTGACACACACTGACCCTCTCTTCTTGCTTGCTGCCTCTTTGGTCGGAGAATTGCTTCCTGACCGCCTTCTCTCCCACGTCAGATCAACCTGGAGCTCAGGGTCTGCCATGGGTCATCCGTCAAGAGGGCTTTGGTAAACGAGGCCATCTCCTACGGCGCCGCGCAACTCATCCTCGGGATCACCAAGAACTCTAGGCATCTCGGGTACATAACCACTCTTGCTCCTGCGCATCACATTCTGGTGTTTCATCCATCGATTCGCATGTTGCAAGCAAGTGACATTGCTTTCTTATTCATCATATGGTCAGATTGTCTGCCACCGTTGTGGCCAAGTACTGCGCGAAGAGGATCCCGCAGAGCTGCACGGTTCTCGCCGTCAGCAATGGCGCTGTCGTGTACCATGGGAACGCAATACAGGAGGAGATCAACCACTGCTGCACTACAAGTATGCTGCCCATAATGTTTCTTCTGCGCCTTTTTGGGGGTACGAAATTTCAAATTGGCTGATGACTTTCAAATTATTTCGCAGTGTCACCCCGAAGAAACTATTCTCTGGTGGCGGAGACACCACGAAGAATCTACCGGAAGATACTCGACGCAGCGGCGACGATTGGGGAGAAAACTAAGGATGACTCATCCATCGGCCATCGCCGGTCCTTGCAGTGGAACATGTCAATGTCGATGAGCGCCCCCGTCTCGCCAAAGGTAGCGGCAGCACCACCGACTCCGATGACATGTCACAGGCTGGAACTGCCGGAGGTGGCTGCCGGGTGGCCATTGCGAAGGaaggatgatgtagggtggaaccctatagcgtcgatctttcacgtttggagtggatcctacggggaatcacgaagaacacgcggaagcacaaagggaatcacgggggaaaacgagagagaatcactcaaccaacaaggaatcgatcacacaagtgctagatcaccacacacataagagatccacgagatacaaagtcaacaaaggtaaggatacaaaggaaccgttcatctccaagaggaggccttgatgttcttccctaaagaggggtcttgaatccgcttgggggatcttctccgaagaggtcgtgagctccgaggagaagtaaccaagtggatgagcaaaggctctcacacaaatatgagctaattcaatgctaagtctcaaaagaggaaggggatggagtatatatagtctacggggGCGAAAGGggccatgggcttcggcccttcactgtgcacACGCAgggagagccggatgtccgggcgtcgggccggatgtccggggcttcccgaggcgccggatgtccgggacaaGACGCCGAATGTCCGGGCTGGGTGATTTTGCTTCTGGACAGAGGCGCCGGATTTCCGGactggaggccggatgtccggggcttcgtgggaggccggatgtccggggcctggggcccggatgtccgggctggctgtGCACCCTTCTGTGCTCTCTGGATCGGGCGCCGGATtttcgggctgggggccggatgtccgggggaggccggatgtccggggcctgggggccggatgtccggggcctgggaggtgaACTTGTCCCTTTCGGCTGGTTCTCTTTATCCGTGGAGCGGGCAGCTTGTCCATCTTCACATGCATCCTCGGGAGGTCcttcttgacacctaatcatgcatagtgtatctgacttaggtagtagccatgtctcgagagtgtCATATGAGATATCGTTTAGGATAgaagtcacctcggtttcaagagctcttgcacgagctcgagtcatgggtccttgtggggttggatgtgttgatgtagagtccacGGGGATGatggtgggatgctccgcatcacttggggcttggagagtagtcggagtgtacatggggatgaatgtgggatgctccgcatcaaaggaCATCATGCCTGCCTCGCCGGAGATGTCTGTGGTTGAGTGGGCAATGCGAAGGTGGACATGTACCTGGCTGGGTGGGCGGCCCGCCTTCTTTCGCCGGCCGGCCGTCTAGTCCTCATCAACGCAGTCCTGGATGCGCTTCCCACGTACGcaatggccgtgctgcttcttcctcCTTCGGTGGTCAACGCCATGGACGCCCTGCGGCGCTCTTTCCTCTGGAACGTGGCTGAGCGGGCATCGGGAGCCCAATGCTTAGTCGCATGGGAACGAGTGTGCAGGGCAAAGAGCGAAGGTGGCCTCGGCGTTCGCGACCTCGCCACCCAGAACGCGTGCCTCCTCCTAAAGATGCTTCATCGACTCCACTCGATGCCCCGGTCGCGCTGGGCTGCCTGGATTTGGAGCAGCGCGGACGGGCGCTCTATCCTCAGCCGTAGCGAGCTGGCGTATGGAGAGCACCGTGCTCGGTTGCAAAACTGCTCCCGCTCTACCGCACGATATCCAGGGTGGTGGTCGGGGACGGCCGGGCCTGCTCCTTCTGGTGGGACTCCTGGCTCCCCTGCGGGCCTGTGGCGGTGGCGTTCCCCGCACTCTTCTCCCATGCTGTCGATGGCGAGGCGACGGTGTGGCAGGTCCGCCGGAGCGGCCTGGCAGGTTGTCTGGTCCCCAGGCTGACAAGGGTGGGCACCAGTGAACTGCAGGCCGTGTCGGCTCTCCTGGAGGCTGCTCCCCCCGTTGTGGGGGAGGACACGAGGACACTACGGCATGCTGCGGCGCCCCACGAGGCTCTGTCGTCGAGCGCCGCCTACCGGCTGCTGCGTTTCGGCGGGGTGAGGGCGGGCTTCGCGGACATGATCTGGGGTGCACGGGTCCCCTCCCGCGTGCAATTCTTCAGCTGGTTACTGGTCCAGAGGTGCATACACACTCGAGATGTCCTTCTGCGCAAGTGCATCGTCGACGCGGCGGGCGCCGGCTGCCCGTTATGCGCGGCACCCTTGGAGACGGCCGATCACATGTTGTTCGCCTGCCCGTTCGCGAGGGCCTTCTGGAATGAGCTCGGCGTTAACGCCGACGGGGTCGAGGTGGGCAGGCTGCATCGCCTTGCCGCTGCGGTGGGTGCGGTGACCAGGTCGGCGGTGGAGTTCGCTCTTCTGTGTTGCTGGCACCTCTGGAAACACAGGAACGCCATGGTCTTCCAGAGGCAGCAACCGTCTCTGCGGTGGGTGCTTGGATGCTGCCGCGAGGACGCCGTTCTGTGGCGCGATCGGCTCCCCGAGAGCCGGAGGGTGCACGTTGAGAACTGGCTGCAGGCCCTCTCAGAATAGAAATAGCCTATCGTCCttttatccctctctctctctctctgtgtattCTCGGGCATCTGTAAAAGGGCCGCTACCTTGGGGTTATCCCCTGATCATCgtcaatatattcaggtgggggaaACTCCCCCCNNNNNNNNNNNNNNNNNNNNNNNNNNNNNNNNNNNNNNNNNNNNNNNNNNNNNNNNNNNNNNNNNNNNNNNNNNNNNNNNNNNNNNNNNNNNNNNNNNNNNNNNNNNNNNNNNNNNNNNNNNNNNNNNNNNNNNNNNNNNNNNNNNNNNNNNNNNNNNNNN
Above is a window of Triticum dicoccoides isolate Atlit2015 ecotype Zavitan chromosome 5B, WEW_v2.0, whole genome shotgun sequence DNA encoding:
- the LOC119309319 gene encoding uncharacterized protein LOC119309319 codes for the protein MEEFHDQVAVGLEEVHDHLALVELEVEEELVGLVEELEELDVALTVGVGSMKHRSPRTRCAPPPVGVPARGWGGRTLLVAVRRDAAGRELLTWALAKAASAGDLVVALHVTAAGAADGFRPVERSRAADSLASVLGAYDGFCNLNQINLELRVCHGSSVKRALVNEAISYGAAQLILGITKNSRHLGLSATVVAKYCAKRIPQSCTVLAVSNGAVVYHGNAIQEEINHCCTTMSPRRNYSLVAETPRRIYRKILDAAATIGEKTKDDSSIGHRRSLQWNMSMSMSAPVSPKVAAAPPTPMTCHRLELPEVAAGWPLRRKDDVGWNPIASIFHVWSGSYGESRRTRGSTKVDMYLAGWAARLLSPAGRLVLINAVLDALPTYAMAVLLLPPSVVNAMDALRRSFLWNVAERASGAQCLVAWERVCRAKSEGGLGVRDLATQNACLLLKMLHRLHSMPRSRWAAWIWSSADGRSILSRSELAVVVGDGRACSFWWDSWLPCGPVAVAFPALFSHAVDGEATVWQVRRSGLAGCLVPRLTRVGTSELQAVSALLEAAPPVVGEDTRTLRHAAAPHEALSSSAAYRLLRFGGVRAGFADMIWGARVPSRVQFFSWLLVQRCIHTRDVLLRKCIVDAAGAGCPLCAAPLETADHMLFACPFARAFWNELGVNADGVEVGRLHRLAAAVGAVTRSAVEFALLCCWHLWKHRNAMVFQRQQPSLRWVLGCCREDAVLRCSLLSPASSVKTSDHQATSKSRSDSTEPPSPVTEEVAELISIREKYSSMYTMFSYSDLARITSDFSPERVVGNGGASHVYSGRREDGKELAVKVLKSSAEVMKEFVAEIGIISSVDHKNAMALVGFCAERGKLMLVYDYMRRGSLEEILHGEKECKGSRLDWPERFKVAVGVARALDYLHDGGHTKRPVIHRDVKSSNILISQDCEPKLCDFGLALWAADAAAQVTGDDLAGTFGYLAPEYFMHGKVSAKMDVYAFGVVLLELVSGRKPVSSGGPKGQESIVMWANSVVQGGKLTELVDPSLPTDGDNAGETERMALAAALCIRRAPQARPSMANVLKLLDGDSDAVQWARSQLGMPNACDDNHGDEDYYSAVASPDKNDIQSYIKLALLDGGDEEDDDDSASVGCAADFIAGNMSLEEYMKGRWSRSSSLTEDGGSDHGGSARIFV